The Halanaerobium saccharolyticum subsp. saccharolyticum DSM 6643 DNA window GAAAACGAAAAAAGTCAATTTGAATTTCTTTATGATGAAAAGGCACCGATAAAAGATAAAATTGAAAAAATTGCTAAAGAAATTTATGGAGCTGATGGAGTTAACTATAGTGATACTGCTCTTGGTCAAATTGAAAAGTATGAAAAACAGGGATATGCAGATATTCCAGTTTGTATGGCTAAAACCCAAAGTTCAATTTCTGATAACCCTAGTTTAAAAGGGCGGCCTAGTGGTTTTAAGATTAATGTTAATGAAATTAATCTTTCAGCAGGTGCTGGTTTTTTAGTTGTAATGACTGGTCCAGTCTTAACAATGCCTGGATTACCCAAAAGACCTTCTGCAGAGGATATAGATATTGATGCAGATGGTAAAATTTCTGGATTGTTCTAAATAACTTTAAAAAGGTTATTAAATAAGTTATAATAAATTAAATAATATAGTGATAGAGTAGACAGGAGGCGTAGAGTGTTCAAAGATGGGACGTTGCTTTGAAACGAAAGCTTGTTAGCTGCGGTCTCCTTGTCGCGTCCGCTGTCACCAAAGTTTCCTCTTTCTTTGGTGCAGATAAAACTATCATCCTAACCAAAGAGGGAGGGAGGTGGAAAAGATTATAATGAGTACAAAAAAAATAGCTTATCTTTCATTTTTAACGGCCTTAACAATTATTTTAACTAGAATTTTAAGTATTAGAATTCCAATTGCTGGGGTAGAAGGAGTAAGAATTGGTTTTGGAGCACTCCCGATTATATTTGCTGGAGTGGCATTTGGTCCGGTTGCTGGAGGTATTGTTGGAGCTTTAGGTGATTTGCTCGGTTATTTTATAAATCCTTTAGGAGCTTATATGCCTCATTTTACTCTAACTTCTTTTTTAACAGGTTTCATTCCTGGGTTTATGGTTTTTT harbors:
- a CDS encoding folate family ECF transporter S component — protein: MEKIIMSTKKIAYLSFLTALTIILTRILSIRIPIAGVEGVRIGFGALPIIFAGVAFGPVAGGIVGALGDLLGYFINPLGAYMPHFTLTSFLTGFIPGFMVFYILKRCRTLPVIFISISVGQLISSLILVPYFINTLFGVPFAVLMPPRLVSQLINIPVYAYFIRLLLNYDAVKTRKIKAGTSC